A genomic region of Kribbella sp. NBC_00382 contains the following coding sequences:
- a CDS encoding Fic family protein, giving the protein MARVELHRWPGHPDGFTRAERLGGSYELYFPDPLVGRDFDLSDEVLAALEDAAGDLARLDATAAVLTNSEALARLLLRAEAVGSSQIEGLVVGARRLLKAEALRDSGRHHDVTAEEVLGAVDAMMWVNESVRIGDKLEVEHLLEAHRRLMAHSPNPEFGGEVRYLQNWIGGRSPAEAYYVPPPAHVVPELLADLMAFVRESPLPVLAKTGIAHAQFETIHPFADGNGRTGRALIHMVLRAEGLVERSVPPVSLSLATHATQYVEALTAFRHTGKATNARARSAANEWLLMFATACSHATGEAARFERTAADLKTAWRERAAPVRAGSAVDLLIDTLPAAPVLTLAAAAELIGRSQQAANQALARLTEVAVLREITDGRRNRVYEAPELIDAFTLLERRFASPAADTQVAAPSRPVPSVPRPTR; this is encoded by the coding sequence ATGGCTCGGGTGGAACTGCATCGGTGGCCGGGGCACCCGGATGGGTTCACCCGGGCTGAGCGGCTGGGCGGGTCGTATGAGTTGTACTTTCCTGATCCGCTGGTCGGCCGGGACTTCGACCTCAGCGATGAGGTGCTGGCCGCGTTGGAGGATGCGGCCGGGGATCTCGCGCGGCTGGATGCGACCGCGGCGGTACTGACGAACAGCGAGGCGTTGGCCCGGTTGTTGTTGCGGGCAGAGGCCGTTGGGTCGTCCCAGATCGAGGGCTTGGTGGTGGGAGCTCGGCGGTTACTCAAGGCCGAGGCATTGCGCGACAGTGGGCGGCATCATGACGTGACGGCCGAGGAGGTGCTCGGGGCGGTCGACGCGATGATGTGGGTGAACGAGTCGGTCCGGATCGGGGACAAACTAGAGGTTGAGCATCTGCTGGAAGCGCATCGGCGGTTGATGGCGCATTCGCCGAATCCTGAGTTCGGGGGTGAGGTGCGTTATCTGCAGAACTGGATCGGTGGGCGCTCCCCCGCTGAGGCGTATTACGTGCCGCCGCCGGCTCATGTGGTGCCTGAGTTGCTGGCGGATCTGATGGCGTTTGTTCGTGAGTCGCCGTTACCGGTGCTGGCGAAGACGGGGATTGCGCATGCGCAGTTCGAGACGATCCATCCATTTGCCGATGGCAACGGTCGGACCGGGCGGGCGCTGATTCATATGGTTTTGCGGGCGGAGGGGCTGGTCGAGCGGAGTGTGCCGCCGGTGTCGCTGTCGCTTGCCACGCATGCGACGCAGTACGTCGAAGCGCTGACTGCGTTTCGGCATACCGGCAAGGCCACCAACGCGCGCGCCCGCAGTGCTGCGAACGAGTGGCTGCTGATGTTCGCCACCGCGTGCAGCCATGCGACCGGCGAGGCCGCACGATTCGAACGCACCGCCGCGGACCTCAAGACTGCTTGGCGCGAACGAGCTGCGCCGGTGCGTGCGGGATCCGCCGTTGACCTCCTGATCGACACTCTGCCGGCCGCACCCGTCCTGACGCTCGCCGCCGCGGCTGAGCTGATCGGCAGGTCGCAGCAGGCCGCGAATCAGGCGCTGGCACGGCTGACCGAGGTCGCCGTTCTGCGCGAGATCACCGACGGTCGCCGCAACCGTGTGTATGAAGCTCCTGAGTTGATCGATGCCTTCACCCTCCTCGAACGCCGCTTCGCCAGCCCGGCGGCCGACACCCAGGTCGCGGCGCCTAGCAGACCGGTTCCGTCAGTGCCACGACCAACACGCTGA